The following are from one region of the Rhodoligotrophos defluvii genome:
- a CDS encoding arginyltransferase — protein MYEGRKFPQFYITASSPCPYLVGRMERKVFTHLIGEDAARLNDTLSQGGFRRSQNIAYRPACEQCSSCISVRIVVDQFHPSRTYRRILGRNRDLVRLEVESRATSEQYSLFRRYIDSRHSDGGMAEMTVLDYAAMVEDSFVNTHMVEYRLKPRIRLAGPDPRKGELVAAALTDRLADGLSMIYSFYDVDLSHRSLGTFMILDHVERARALGLPYVYLGYWVPGSDKMGYKERFRPQERLTPEGWRLAE, from the coding sequence GTGTACGAGGGTCGTAAATTTCCGCAGTTCTATATTACGGCGTCCTCTCCTTGCCCCTATCTGGTGGGGAGGATGGAGCGCAAAGTCTTCACACATCTCATCGGCGAGGATGCCGCCAGGCTCAACGACACCCTGAGCCAGGGCGGGTTCCGCCGCAGTCAGAACATCGCGTATCGTCCGGCCTGCGAGCAGTGCAGCTCGTGCATCTCCGTCCGCATCGTGGTCGACCAGTTTCACCCGTCGCGCACCTACCGCCGCATTCTCGGCCGCAACCGCGACTTGGTCCGGTTGGAGGTGGAATCGCGCGCCACCTCCGAGCAGTATTCCCTCTTCCGCCGCTATATCGACAGCCGCCACAGCGATGGCGGCATGGCGGAGATGACCGTCCTCGACTACGCCGCCATGGTCGAGGACAGTTTCGTCAACACCCACATGGTGGAGTACCGGCTCAAGCCCCGCATCCGCCTCGCCGGGCCTGATCCCCGCAAGGGCGAGCTGGTGGCGGCGGCCTTGACCGACCGCCTGGCCGACGGCCTGTCCATGATCTACAGCTTCTATGACGTGGATCTGAGCCACCGCAGCCTCGGAACCTTCATGATCCTCGATCATGTGGAGCGCGCCCGTGCGCTGGGCCTGCCTTACGTCTATCTCGGCTACTGGGTGCCCGGCTCCGACAAGATGGGCTACAAGGAGCGTTTCCGCCCGCAGGAGCGCCTGACGCCCGAGGGTTGGCGCCTGGCGGAGTAG
- the parC gene encoding DNA topoisomerase IV subunit A produces MSEHSPPAVPGGVEPIALREALEERYLAYALSTIMHRALPDVRDGLKPVHRRLLYAMRQLRLDPSSGFKKCARVVGDVIGRYHPHGDQSVYDALVRLAQDFAVRYPLVDGQGNFGNIDGDNPAAMRYTEARLTEVAQALLDGLDEDTVDFRDTYDGEDSEPVVLPGAFPNLLANGSSGIAVGMATSIPPHNAHELCDAALHLIKYPNASIDKIVELVPGPDFPTGGVIIDDAATIRETYRTGRGAFRVRAKWAVEELKHGTWQIVITEMPFQVQKGKLVEKIADLINSRKLPLLVDVRDESAEDVRLVLEPRSRTVDPTVLMEQMFRLTELETRISLNMNVLTAGRVPRVLSLPEALRHWLDHRKEVLVRRSRFRLEQIAKRLEILEGYLIAYLNLDEVIRIIREEDEPKAELIGTFQLTDNQAEAILNMRLRSLRKLEEMEIRREHEALLAEREELSALLGSDDRQWARIAEEIRAARAKFGKSTELGRRRTQFAEMPTVEVDLNQVMIEREPITVVLSAKGWIRALKGHLTDASTLSFKEGDKAKFHFPAETTDKIMVFSSSGKFFTIGADKLPGGRGHGEPLRLICDLDTADDVVALFVHRPGGKLLVAASDGRGFLVPEDEVIANTRKGKQVLNVSAPVEAQVCRRVPDGADHVAVIGENRKLLIFPIAELPEMGRGRGVKLQSYRGGGLADAKAFPLAEGLTWTDSSGRLWTVNDLGDWLGARAQAGRIPPKGFPRTNRFG; encoded by the coding sequence ATGAGCGAGCATAGCCCGCCCGCCGTGCCCGGTGGCGTTGAACCGATTGCCCTGCGCGAGGCGCTGGAAGAGCGCTACCTTGCCTATGCGCTATCGACGATCATGCATCGGGCCCTGCCCGATGTGCGCGACGGGCTCAAGCCGGTGCACCGCCGGCTGCTCTATGCCATGCGGCAATTGCGGCTCGACCCCAGCTCCGGCTTCAAGAAATGCGCCCGCGTGGTGGGCGACGTCATCGGTCGCTACCACCCCCATGGCGACCAGTCGGTCTATGACGCCCTGGTGCGCCTCGCCCAAGATTTTGCCGTGCGCTACCCGCTGGTGGACGGCCAGGGCAATTTCGGCAATATCGACGGCGATAACCCGGCCGCCATGCGCTACACGGAAGCGCGGCTCACCGAGGTGGCCCAGGCGCTGCTCGACGGCCTCGACGAGGACACCGTCGATTTCCGCGACACCTATGACGGCGAGGACAGCGAGCCGGTGGTGCTGCCCGGCGCCTTTCCCAACCTGCTGGCGAACGGCTCGTCCGGCATTGCCGTGGGAATGGCGACCTCGATCCCTCCGCACAACGCGCATGAGCTGTGCGACGCGGCCCTGCACCTGATCAAATATCCCAATGCCAGCATCGACAAGATCGTGGAGCTGGTGCCCGGGCCCGATTTCCCCACCGGCGGCGTGATCATCGACGATGCCGCTACGATCCGCGAGACCTACCGCACCGGCCGCGGCGCCTTTCGCGTGCGCGCCAAATGGGCGGTGGAGGAGCTCAAGCACGGCACCTGGCAGATCGTCATCACCGAGATGCCGTTCCAGGTGCAGAAGGGCAAGCTGGTCGAGAAGATCGCCGACCTCATCAACAGCCGCAAGTTGCCTTTGCTGGTGGATGTGCGCGACGAATCCGCCGAGGACGTGCGCCTCGTTCTCGAGCCGCGCAGCCGCACGGTGGATCCCACCGTGCTCATGGAGCAGATGTTCCGGCTGACCGAGCTGGAGACGCGCATTTCCCTCAACATGAATGTGCTGACCGCCGGCCGCGTTCCGCGGGTGTTGTCGCTGCCGGAAGCCTTGCGCCACTGGCTCGACCACCGCAAGGAGGTGCTGGTCCGCCGCTCGCGCTTCCGGCTGGAGCAGATCGCCAAGCGGCTCGAGATCCTCGAAGGCTACCTCATCGCCTATCTCAATCTCGATGAGGTGATCCGCATCATCCGCGAGGAGGACGAGCCCAAGGCCGAGCTGATCGGCACCTTCCAGCTCACCGACAACCAGGCGGAGGCCATCCTCAACATGCGCCTGCGCTCCCTGCGCAAGCTCGAGGAAATGGAGATCCGCCGCGAGCACGAGGCCCTGCTCGCCGAGCGCGAGGAGTTGTCCGCCCTGCTGGGCTCCGACGACAGGCAGTGGGCGAGGATCGCCGAGGAGATCCGCGCGGCGCGCGCCAAGTTCGGCAAATCGACGGAGCTTGGCCGTCGGCGCACCCAATTCGCCGAGATGCCGACCGTCGAGGTGGACCTCAACCAGGTGATGATCGAGCGCGAGCCGATCACGGTAGTGCTCTCGGCGAAGGGCTGGATCCGCGCCCTCAAGGGCCATCTCACCGATGCCTCGACCTTGAGCTTCAAGGAGGGCGACAAGGCCAAGTTCCACTTCCCGGCCGAGACCACCGACAAGATCATGGTGTTCTCGTCCTCCGGCAAGTTCTTCACCATCGGGGCCGATAAGCTGCCGGGCGGGCGCGGCCACGGCGAGCCTTTGCGGCTGATCTGCGATCTCGATACGGCCGACGACGTGGTCGCCCTGTTCGTGCACAGGCCGGGCGGCAAGCTGCTGGTGGCCGCCAGCGATGGCCGCGGTTTCCTGGTGCCGGAGGACGAGGTGATCGCCAATACCCGCAAGGGCAAGCAGGTGCTGAACGTCTCGGCGCCGGTGGAGGCGCAGGTTTGCCGCCGGGTGCCCGATGGCGCCGACCATGTGGCCGTCATCGGCGAGAACCGCAAGCTGCTGATCTTTCCCATTGCCGAACTGCCGGAGATGGGCCGCGGCCGCGGGGTCAAGTTGCAGAGCTATCGCGGCGGCGGGCTTGCCGATGCCAAGGCGTTCCCGCTCGCCGAAGGGCTCACCTGGACCGACAGTTCCGGCCGCCTGTGGACGGTGAACGATCTCGGCGACTGGCTCGGTGCCCGCGCCCAGGCCGGCCGCATTCCGCCTAAGGGCTTCCCACGCACCAACCGGTTCGGGTGA
- a CDS encoding ribonuclease J — MSKGRAGRSRGEPEFVFLPLGGAGEIGMNTYLYGFGPANDRVWIMVDLGVKFSEDHEPGIDVVLPDLSFATSLGDRLLAIVLTHAHEDHFGAVGYLWPSLRVPVYATPFTASLLSVRLHERGLIEEVNLEVVPVDGRFSIGPFDLELVTVNHSIPEPQALVIRTPAGMAVHSGDWKIDNAPVFGPRIDEIRFRELGDEGCDAFICDSTNVLREGISPTEQEVADSLNRIIRSARGRVAVTTFASHVGRIETVAKAAEAVGRQVVVVGRAMHATIAAARNAGYLKDLPPIVDDEAFGYLPPDKVVCLCTGSQGEPRAALARIAEDTHPTISLEDGDLVIFSSKTIPGNEKAVIAIENNLAARGVQVITNDEHLVHVTGHPRRGELSQMYAWLRPKLLIPMHGEKRHLLEHKLFALERGVPRAEVVCNGEIMRLAPGEPAMVGEAPVGRVYLDGQIMVPADVGLVRARRKLSFVGAVMVSLVVDRDGRLVGQPQIALDGVPYFDGNGSEMPEIVRTAVEDVLDGVPSVRRRESRNDALEQMISQNVRRAVNMAWGKKPVCKVLLHRV; from the coding sequence ATGAGCAAAGGGCGGGCTGGCCGTTCGCGGGGAGAACCGGAATTCGTATTCTTGCCGCTGGGCGGGGCAGGGGAGATCGGGATGAACACCTATCTCTACGGCTTCGGCCCGGCCAATGACCGCGTGTGGATCATGGTCGACCTGGGCGTGAAGTTCAGCGAGGACCACGAGCCCGGCATCGACGTGGTGCTGCCCGACCTCTCCTTTGCCACCAGCCTGGGCGACCGGCTGCTCGCCATCGTCCTGACCCACGCGCATGAGGATCATTTCGGCGCGGTTGGCTATCTCTGGCCCAGCCTGAGGGTGCCGGTCTATGCGACCCCGTTCACCGCGTCGCTGCTGAGCGTGCGACTGCATGAGCGCGGGCTGATCGAGGAGGTGAACCTGGAGGTGGTGCCGGTGGACGGCCGGTTCAGTATCGGCCCGTTCGACCTGGAACTGGTCACCGTCAACCACTCCATCCCCGAGCCGCAGGCCCTGGTGATCCGCACCCCAGCCGGCATGGCGGTGCACTCCGGCGACTGGAAGATCGACAATGCGCCCGTGTTCGGCCCGCGCATTGACGAGATCCGCTTCCGCGAGCTGGGCGACGAGGGCTGCGACGCCTTCATTTGCGATTCGACCAACGTGCTGCGTGAAGGCATATCGCCGACCGAGCAGGAAGTGGCCGACAGCCTCAACCGAATCATCCGCTCTGCCCGCGGCCGGGTGGCGGTGACCACCTTCGCCTCCCATGTGGGCCGCATCGAAACGGTGGCCAAGGCCGCCGAGGCGGTAGGCCGGCAGGTGGTGGTGGTCGGCCGCGCCATGCACGCGACCATCGCTGCCGCCCGTAATGCGGGCTATCTCAAGGATCTACCCCCCATCGTCGATGACGAGGCCTTCGGCTATCTGCCGCCCGACAAGGTGGTGTGCCTGTGCACCGGCAGCCAGGGCGAGCCGCGCGCCGCATTGGCGCGAATTGCCGAGGACACCCATCCGACCATTTCCCTGGAAGACGGCGATCTCGTCATCTTCTCCTCCAAGACCATCCCGGGCAACGAGAAGGCGGTGATCGCCATCGAAAACAACCTCGCGGCTCGTGGCGTGCAGGTAATCACCAATGACGAGCATCTCGTGCATGTGACCGGCCATCCCCGCCGCGGCGAGCTCTCCCAGATGTATGCCTGGCTGAGGCCCAAGCTGCTCATTCCCATGCATGGCGAAAAGCGCCATCTGCTGGAGCACAAGCTGTTCGCGCTTGAACGGGGCGTGCCGCGGGCCGAGGTGGTCTGCAACGGCGAGATCATGCGGCTCGCGCCCGGCGAGCCTGCCATGGTCGGCGAGGCGCCGGTCGGCCGCGTCTATCTCGACGGCCAGATCATGGTGCCCGCCGACGTCGGGTTGGTCAGGGCCCGCCGCAAGCTCTCCTTCGTCGGCGCGGTCATGGTCTCCCTGGTGGTGGATCGGGATGGGCGACTGGTGGGCCAGCCGCAGATCGCGCTGGATGGCGTGCCCTATTTCGACGGCAACGGCAGCGAGATGCCCGAAATCGTTCGCACAGCGGTTGAGGATGTTTTGGACGGCGTGCCCAGCGTGCGCCGGCGCGAGAGCCGGAACGACGCCCTCGAGCAGATGATCAGCCAGAACGTGCGCCGCGCGGTGAACATGGCCTGGGGCAAGAAGCCCGTGTGCAAGGTGCTGCTGCACCGCGTGTGA
- a CDS encoding threonine ammonia-lyase: MVVTLQDIQQANALLEGEIVRTPLLAAPKLSDLTGAEVFVKLENLQVTNSFKDRGAFVKLASLSEAEKARGVVAMSAGNHAQSVAYHAKRLGIPATIVMPVTTPFTKVERTRAHGADIVLAGETLAESQQRTMEIIAERNLTLVHPYDDDRIIAGQGTVALEMLAAQPDLDTLVIPIGGGGLISGNAIAAKALKPEIRIVGVEAALYPSMYSALRGEPAHCGGATLAEGIAVKNVAERTVEYCRALVDDIRLVSETRIEQAVNAFLIHQRVVAEGAGAAGLAALIDHPAAFAGRKVGLILCGGNIDRRILASLIYRELSRDRRIVSLRIEIDDRPGILGRIASLIGQHGANILEVWHRRMFLEVPAKRADLEVMIETRDATHADEIIRAIEDQGFMVEVLDAPAGRAAPRLHGDL, encoded by the coding sequence ATGGTTGTGACGCTCCAAGATATCCAGCAGGCGAACGCGCTCCTCGAAGGCGAAATCGTCCGCACGCCGCTGCTTGCCGCTCCGAAGCTGTCAGACCTGACCGGAGCGGAGGTCTTCGTCAAGCTGGAGAATCTCCAGGTGACGAATTCCTTCAAGGACCGCGGCGCCTTCGTGAAGCTGGCAAGCCTCTCGGAAGCGGAAAAGGCCAGAGGCGTCGTCGCCATGTCGGCCGGCAACCATGCCCAGTCGGTGGCCTATCACGCCAAGCGCTTAGGGATCCCGGCCACCATCGTCATGCCAGTCACCACCCCTTTCACCAAGGTCGAACGCACCCGGGCCCATGGCGCGGACATCGTGCTCGCGGGGGAGACCCTGGCGGAGAGCCAGCAGCGCACCATGGAGATCATCGCGGAGCGCAACCTGACCCTGGTGCACCCTTACGATGACGACCGCATCATCGCCGGCCAGGGCACCGTCGCGCTCGAAATGCTCGCCGCGCAGCCTGATCTCGACACCCTCGTCATCCCGATCGGCGGTGGCGGCCTGATTTCGGGCAATGCCATCGCGGCCAAGGCGCTCAAGCCCGAAATCCGCATCGTTGGCGTCGAGGCGGCGCTCTACCCTTCGATGTACAGCGCGTTGCGGGGCGAGCCAGCCCATTGCGGCGGCGCCACCCTGGCGGAAGGCATCGCGGTCAAGAACGTTGCGGAGCGGACGGTGGAGTACTGCCGGGCGCTGGTCGACGACATCCGGCTGGTCAGCGAAACGCGCATCGAGCAGGCGGTGAACGCCTTCCTCATCCATCAGCGGGTCGTGGCGGAAGGCGCCGGCGCGGCCGGGCTCGCAGCCCTGATCGATCATCCCGCCGCCTTCGCCGGCCGCAAGGTGGGCCTCATCCTGTGCGGCGGCAATATCGACCGGCGGATCCTTGCCTCGCTCATCTATCGCGAGCTGAGCCGCGACCGCCGCATCGTCTCGCTGCGCATCGAGATCGACGACCGGCCCGGCATTCTCGGCAGGATCGCCTCGCTCATCGGCCAGCACGGGGCGAATATCCTGGAGGTGTGGCATCGCCGCATGTTCCTTGAAGTTCCGGCCAAGCGGGCCGATCTTGAGGTGATGATCGAAACGCGGGACGCAACCCATGCCGACGAGATCATCCGCGCGATCGAGGACCAAGGCTTCATGGTCGAGGTTCTGGACGCACCGGCTGGGCGTGCGGCACCGCGCCTGCATGGCGATCTCTGA
- a CDS encoding NADH-quinone oxidoreductase subunit M produces the protein MEIPHILSVVTFLPLVGALFILVIRGDDEQAYRSARYVALWTTIITFIVSLLIWANFDPSTPNFQFVEQANWLGGTITYHMGVDGISMLFVILTTFLMPACIIASWGVTRRVKEYMIAFLVLETMMIGVFCALDLVLFYLFFEAGLIPMFLIIGIWGGPRRVYASFKFFLYTLLGSVLMLLAIIAMYWEAGTTNIVTLLNHGFPPHLQTWLWLAFFASFAVKMPMWPVHTWLPDAHVEAPTAGSVILAAILLKMGGYGFLRFSIPMFPAASEMFAPLVFALSVVAIVYTSLVALVQEDMKKLIAYSSVAHMGFVTMGLFTLTQQGVQGGLFTMISHGLVSGALFLCVGVVYDRMHTREIAAYGGLVDRMPIYAFTFMVFTMANVGLPGTSGFVGEFLTLSGAFQVNTWVAFFACLGLILSAPYALWLYRRVVFGRLEKESLKSIKDMDWREVAVLVPLILLTVFFGVYPSPILDVFAVSVDHLINNYHASLDAIKQAAVAAAK, from the coding sequence ATGGAAATCCCGCATATCCTCTCGGTCGTTACCTTCCTGCCGCTGGTCGGGGCGCTGTTCATCCTGGTGATCCGCGGCGATGACGAGCAGGCCTATCGCTCCGCCCGCTACGTGGCGCTGTGGACCACGATCATCACCTTCATCGTCTCGCTGCTGATCTGGGCCAATTTCGACCCCTCGACCCCGAACTTCCAGTTCGTAGAGCAGGCGAACTGGCTAGGCGGCACGATCACCTATCACATGGGTGTGGACGGCATCTCCATGCTGTTCGTCATCCTGACCACCTTCCTGATGCCCGCCTGCATCATCGCCAGCTGGGGCGTCACCCGGCGCGTGAAGGAATACATGATCGCCTTCCTGGTCCTCGAGACCATGATGATCGGCGTGTTCTGCGCGCTCGACCTGGTGCTGTTCTACCTGTTCTTCGAGGCGGGCCTCATCCCGATGTTCCTGATCATCGGCATCTGGGGCGGCCCGCGCCGGGTCTATGCCAGCTTCAAGTTCTTCCTCTACACGCTGCTCGGCTCGGTGCTGATGCTCTTGGCCATCATCGCCATGTATTGGGAGGCGGGCACCACAAACATCGTGACCCTGCTGAACCACGGCTTTCCTCCGCACCTGCAGACCTGGCTATGGCTCGCCTTCTTCGCCTCCTTCGCGGTGAAGATGCCCATGTGGCCGGTGCACACGTGGCTGCCTGACGCCCACGTGGAAGCGCCCACGGCCGGCTCGGTCATCCTGGCGGCGATCCTGCTGAAGATGGGTGGCTATGGCTTCCTGCGCTTCTCCATCCCCATGTTCCCTGCGGCGAGCGAGATGTTCGCACCGCTGGTGTTCGCCCTCTCCGTGGTCGCCATCGTCTACACTTCGCTGGTGGCGCTGGTGCAGGAGGACATGAAGAAGCTCATCGCCTATTCCTCGGTGGCGCATATGGGCTTCGTCACCATGGGCCTGTTCACCCTGACCCAACAAGGGGTACAGGGCGGCCTGTTCACCATGATCAGCCACGGGCTTGTCTCCGGCGCGCTCTTCCTCTGCGTGGGCGTTGTCTATGACCGCATGCACACCCGCGAGATTGCGGCCTATGGCGGCCTGGTCGACCGGATGCCGATCTATGCCTTCACCTTCATGGTGTTCACCATGGCCAATGTGGGGCTGCCCGGCACCAGCGGCTTCGTCGGCGAGTTCCTGACCCTGTCCGGCGCCTTCCAGGTGAACACCTGGGTGGCCTTCTTCGCCTGCCTGGGCCTCATCCTCTCCGCGCCCTATGCCCTTTGGCTCTACCGCCGGGTGGTGTTCGGGCGGCTGGAGAAGGAGAGCCTGAAGTCCATCAAGGACATGGATTGGCGCGAGGTGGCGGTGCTGGTGCCGCTCATCCTGCTGACGGTCTTCTTCGGCGTCTATCCGAGCCCCATCCTGGATGTGTTCGCCGTTTCAGTGGATCACCTGATCAACAATTACCATGCCTCGCTTGATGCCATAAAGCAGGCAGCGGTCGCCGCCGCGAAATAA
- a CDS encoding DMT family transporter, with protein sequence MASVTAASMDHRRGLLIASVGGLVMTFDAPLLRLAGVDVFTATFWRGVFVFTAMCGIWAFLRYVQRTPMPLLNGRDGVILAVLHCMANLLFMVALFNTTVANLVFILALNPLSAALFSLVWLRERIAPATWAAIFSGIIGVTIIVMDGAQVGSLFGDLAALGAVLVIGFGLTFVRRSGKNLTLAPGPGALLAACIVLPFTGSIAVPLDQLMFIAANGLIVMPFASAMLVTGPRYLTAAEVAMFFLLETVLAPIWVWLFLGEVPSTNSLIGGAIILITLGCHAAYRLSRRAPEHQH encoded by the coding sequence ATGGCCTCAGTCACCGCGGCTTCCATGGATCATCGCCGGGGCCTGCTGATCGCCTCCGTGGGCGGCCTGGTCATGACGTTCGATGCGCCGCTTCTGCGTCTCGCCGGCGTCGATGTGTTCACCGCCACCTTCTGGCGCGGCGTGTTCGTGTTCACCGCCATGTGCGGCATCTGGGCCTTCCTGCGCTACGTGCAGCGCACGCCGATGCCGCTGCTCAACGGTCGCGACGGGGTGATCCTCGCGGTCCTGCATTGCATGGCCAACCTGCTGTTCATGGTGGCGCTGTTCAACACCACGGTGGCCAATCTGGTGTTCATCCTGGCGCTCAATCCGCTGTCTGCCGCCCTGTTCTCATTGGTCTGGCTGAGAGAGCGCATCGCGCCCGCGACCTGGGCGGCGATCTTCTCCGGCATTATCGGCGTCACCATCATCGTCATGGACGGTGCCCAGGTGGGGAGCCTGTTTGGCGACTTGGCCGCGCTCGGCGCCGTGCTGGTGATCGGCTTCGGCCTCACCTTCGTGCGCCGCAGCGGCAAGAACCTCACGCTGGCACCCGGCCCCGGCGCTTTGCTCGCGGCCTGCATCGTCCTGCCCTTTACCGGCTCGATCGCGGTGCCGCTGGACCAGCTGATGTTCATCGCCGCCAATGGGCTGATCGTGATGCCCTTTGCCTCGGCCATGCTGGTCACCGGGCCGCGCTATCTCACTGCGGCGGAGGTGGCCATGTTCTTCCTGCTGGAAACGGTGCTGGCGCCGATCTGGGTCTGGCTGTTCCTCGGCGAGGTGCCGAGCACCAACTCCCTGATCGGCGGCGCGATCATCCTGATCACGCTCGGCTGCCACGCCGCCTATCGGCTCAGCCGGCGCGCGCCCGAGCATCAGCACTGA
- the nuoN gene encoding NADH-quinone oxidoreductase subunit NuoN has protein sequence MANAIASADILAVLPELVLAVGSMALLMLAVFRRDDPVDLVSSLAIVLLGLVGAVILLHEPALRRVAFGGSIVTDAFGSFMKILAIFGSAAAILLSVQFVKGERMMRSEFPVLILLSTLGMLVLISANDLIAVYLGLEMMSLALYVLAAINRDSARSSEAGLKYFVLGALSSGMLLYGASLIYGFTGTVSFEGIRNAVAASEGAHTATMIGLLIGLCFMIAGFAFKTSLVPFHMWTPDVYQGAPTPVTAFFASAPKVAAAAVFMRALIVPFAEITPDWQQIVVFLSIASMALGSFGAIGQTSIKRLMAYSSIANMGYAMIGLAAGGVAGVQSLIIYMAIYLFMTLGSFAVIIAMRRAGEPVDTIADLAGLARQNSGMAFVMAAMMFSLAGIPPLAGFFAKFFVFAAAVKSGLIALAIIGVVTSVVGAYYYLRIVKVMYFDEPAEKFSPVTGEVKLVMALSTVVILGFVFFARPVLTAAEAAAASLF, from the coding sequence ATGGCGAATGCAATCGCATCTGCGGACATCCTGGCGGTCTTGCCCGAGCTGGTTTTGGCGGTGGGCAGCATGGCGCTTCTGATGCTGGCCGTGTTCCGGCGCGACGATCCGGTCGACCTGGTCTCGTCGCTCGCCATTGTCCTCCTGGGGCTGGTGGGCGCCGTTATCCTGCTGCACGAGCCTGCGCTCCGCCGGGTGGCGTTTGGCGGCAGCATCGTCACCGACGCCTTCGGCAGCTTCATGAAAATCCTGGCGATCTTCGGCTCGGCCGCGGCGATCCTTCTTTCGGTGCAGTTCGTCAAGGGCGAGCGGATGATGCGCTCGGAATTCCCGGTGCTGATCCTCCTGTCCACCCTGGGCATGCTGGTGCTGATCTCGGCCAATGACCTGATCGCCGTCTATCTCGGGCTCGAGATGATGAGCTTGGCGCTCTACGTGCTTGCCGCCATCAACCGGGATTCCGCGCGCTCGTCGGAGGCCGGGCTCAAGTATTTCGTGTTGGGAGCGCTGTCGTCCGGCATGCTCCTCTATGGCGCCTCGCTCATCTACGGCTTCACCGGCACGGTCTCCTTCGAGGGCATCCGCAACGCGGTTGCCGCCAGCGAGGGCGCGCATACGGCCACCATGATCGGCCTGCTGATCGGCCTGTGCTTCATGATCGCCGGCTTCGCCTTCAAGACATCGCTGGTGCCGTTCCACATGTGGACGCCCGACGTCTATCAGGGGGCGCCGACCCCGGTCACCGCCTTCTTTGCCTCAGCGCCCAAGGTGGCGGCGGCCGCTGTGTTCATGCGGGCGCTGATCGTGCCCTTCGCCGAGATCACCCCCGACTGGCAGCAGATCGTCGTGTTCCTGTCCATCGCCTCCATGGCGCTCGGCTCCTTCGGCGCCATCGGCCAGACCAGCATCAAGCGGCTGATGGCCTACTCGTCCATTGCCAATATGGGCTATGCCATGATCGGGCTGGCGGCCGGCGGCGTTGCCGGGGTGCAGAGCCTGATCATCTATATGGCCATTTACCTGTTCATGACCCTGGGCAGCTTTGCGGTGATCATCGCCATGCGCCGGGCGGGCGAGCCGGTGGACACCATCGCCGACCTGGCGGGCCTCGCCCGGCAGAACAGTGGCATGGCCTTCGTCATGGCAGCCATGATGTTCTCCCTAGCGGGCATTCCGCCGCTGGCAGGCTTCTTCGCCAAATTCTTCGTCTTTGCCGCCGCGGTGAAATCAGGGCTGATCGCCCTCGCCATCATCGGCGTGGTCACCAGCGTGGTCGGCGCCTATTACTACTTGCGCATCGTGAAGGTCATGTATTTCGACGAGCCGGCGGAGAAGTTCTCGCCTGTCACCGGCGAGGTGAAGCTGGTCATGGCCCTTTCCACCGTGGTGATCCTGGGCTTTGTTTTCTTCGCGCGCCCGGTGCTCACGGCAGCCGAAGCCGCCGCGGCTTCGCTCTTCTAA
- a CDS encoding biotin--[acetyl-CoA-carboxylase] ligase, translating to MAEPNAPAVPQGYRLAVLDEIDSTNAEAMRRALAGDHGPLWLMARRQTGGRGRYGRHWVSEPGNLYTSLMMTAPAAHARLANLSFVAALALSDAVAQLLDEPARSQLRLKWPNDLLIAGAKTSGILLEAQPLPNSRELALALGFGVNIDHRPSLALPYAATFLAEHGVTVTPGGLLQLLAERFDHWHRTWTGPRGFAPVREAWLARAQGVGAPIEVKLQGETIHGIFEDLDDDGALVLLLSNGQRRKILAGDVFLR from the coding sequence ATGGCTGAGCCAAACGCCCCGGCTGTACCGCAAGGCTATCGCCTCGCTGTCCTCGACGAGATCGATTCCACCAATGCGGAAGCGATGCGCCGCGCGCTGGCGGGCGACCATGGCCCCCTGTGGCTGATGGCCCGCCGCCAGACCGGCGGCCGCGGCCGCTATGGCCGCCATTGGGTCTCTGAACCAGGCAATCTCTACACCTCGCTCATGATGACGGCCCCGGCTGCTCACGCGAGGCTCGCCAATCTCAGCTTCGTCGCCGCTCTGGCTCTATCCGACGCGGTGGCGCAGCTGTTGGACGAGCCGGCACGCTCGCAGCTTCGCCTCAAATGGCCCAACGACCTGCTGATCGCCGGCGCCAAGACCTCCGGCATTCTGCTGGAGGCCCAGCCGCTGCCCAACAGCCGCGAGCTTGCCCTGGCCCTGGGCTTCGGCGTGAATATCGACCATCGTCCGTCCCTCGCGCTCCCCTATGCGGCAACCTTTCTGGCCGAGCACGGGGTGACGGTGACGCCCGGCGGGCTGCTCCAGCTGCTGGCCGAGCGATTCGACCATTGGCACCGCACGTGGACGGGGCCGCGCGGCTTCGCGCCCGTGCGCGAGGCCTGGCTCGCGCGGGCACAAGGGGTGGGCGCACCCATAGAGGTGAAGCTGCAGGGCGAGACGATCCACGGCATTTTCGAGGATCTGGACGACGATGGCGCGTTGGTGCTGCTTTTGAGCAATGGCCAAAGGCGCAAAATCCTCGCGGGCGACGTTTTCTTGCGATAG